The DNA region CGTCGCAGCATCTGCATGGCTGCCCAAGGGCAACCTTGGCCTCTGGCGGTGGCTTGAGGATGATCCGGCCCCTCGGCGCGCACTTCTCCTCCTGCGTCAGCGTCACCACGTGGGCGGAAGGACCTGTTCCTCGCCCCGCGCCCTCGCCGGGACAGGCCTGGGCGTCCAGGTAGCCACCCTGCCATCCGCGTCCGACGCACTTCAGCACCCGGGTTTGGGACCACGCGGCCCGACCCGGCGCTCCGAGTCCGATGATCGGAGCAGCAGAACCAAGGGCGCGCGGCGGGTCATCAGCCGCCTCCAGAGGGTGCGGTGCGTAACGCTTTGAGTCGCGATGCGCCTCAGGTGCGGACGACCGTGCGCCAGACTGGCGACCCAGGTCCGAACCGATCCGACCGGCAGCGAGTTGAGTCGGTTCCTCGAGCCGCGCGCGCGCGACAGTGCGTCGGCACGCAGTTCCGCTGACGGCCCTCAGCCTGGTTGCTCACGGCGCGCGCGAAGGTCGGCACACCTCACCAGATCACTTCCGCCATCACGGATCTGATCGAACGCCAGGCGTCCATCGAACATACCCAGGGGAACTGAGCGACTGACCGTCTGACAGAGAGGTCAGCTGACAAGTCGACAAGGTACCGTCGCGCTGCCGCAGTATTCACGGACCTGCAGTCAACGACAGGCGTGCATGCGCGGATCCCATCATTCTGCCGTCGCGACGCCGCGACCGCACGCCACCGCAGGCTTGCGGCCTGAGATCCCCGGCGCGGAGAGACGTCGCCCTGCAACCCGGCCTTTTGAGTGCGGCCTCATCCGCTCGGGGTTCACGACGTGCCAGTTTCGATCGCGGGATCGAATGGGGTTGCTGATGAGGCTACACGGCCTTCGCCCTGTTTGATGGCGATACGATGGTAGCGAATGTCCGCGCACGCGCATGCGCCTGGTGCTCGACAGCGAAGAGCGCCGTGGCTGGCAGCTCGGCGCGGTTTGCACCCGTTCCGAGTACCGCGGGCGCGGCCTCGGCCCGGCACCTGCTGGACCTCGCGCTGGCCGGGTGCGGCGGCGAACGGTGCTGCTGTTCGCCAATCCGACGTGGCGCGAACCCTATCCTCGCTTCGGTTTTGCGCCGCGCGAGGAATGGATCTTCGAAGCCGCCCATGCGGCGGCGCCGTCCGGCCCGCCCCGCGCCAAGCTCCAATCCGGCCGATCCCTTCGTGCGTGCGCGAATCCGCCAGCTCGCCGCCGATGGTCGCCCCGGCAACACGCGCTTCGACGCGCGCGGGCACGGTGACATCGCGCTCTGGGCTCCTCGCCAATGGTTTCGTCACGGCGCTGCGCGAGCCGCAGCCAGGGGACTTTGGTGTTCTGCACGCAACAGGGGGAATGCCTGCGTGTACAAAAGAGGTGCTTTCGGATGGCGATGTCGACCCCAGTGGGTTGATCCCTTCCCTGATCGATGCGCTAGTCAGCCGGCTGCGCTTCGACTTCACGCCCCGAGCGCCTGCGCCGCAGGCGCGTGCGGTGGCCCCGGACCTGACCCGATCTGTGGCAAAAAGCGTTTTTGCGCCGCGCGCAGACCCCGGCTTCCGAAACCCCGCCCAGACCTGAGTGTTCGCGTCTTCCCGTGCCGGCGAGGATTGAAGCCCACCCCGAGGGCACGGCGGGCCCAAGCGCACGGAGCACCACACTAGTCGACTCTGACGCTGAACGCTTCTTTGCAGCGGATCACGCCCGGCGCGCCAGCGTCACCGCGTTGCGCGTGATCGAGAGCATGCCCTGCTTCTGTGCGAGGTCGGATCGCATCGACGTCACGCCCGGTACGATCAGCCGGTTGATTTCCGGGTGACCTCCAGGGTTCGCAGATGCCGATCCAGCCCTGATGCCGCGGCCCTCACACTTGGGGCAGCCCTTGCCGATGTAGAACACTACGTCGGCGGCGACGCCCAGGGACCTTGCGTACGTGTAGTCCACTGGCCCGGGCACCTTGCAACACTTGCAGTTGCGCCGACCCAGGCGCTGCGCCAGCACGCCGAGCATGGTGGACTTGAGCAGGAAGGGCAGCACGCCGATGTCAAGCAGGCGGGTGATCGTGGTCGCCGCGTTGTTGTGTGCAGGGTGGAGAACACCAGATGGCCGGTCAGCGCGCTTTCCACCGCGATCTCGGCGGTTTCCCTGGTCGCGAATTTCGCCCACCATGACCACGTCCGGATCGTGGCGCAGGATGTTGCGCAGGGTCCGGGCGAAGGTCAGGCCGGCGACGCGGTTGGATCTGCACCTGCAGCACGTCTTCGATCTTGGCCCCGACTAGTTCCCGACCGTGATGATGTTGACGGTTGCCCCGTTTATGGCATTCGAGCACCGCCGCATAGAGCGTGGTCGACTTGGCCTGAGCTGGTGGGGCCGGTGACCAGCAGCATGCCCGGGCCGCGGCTGAGGATGTCGCGGAATAGTTGCTCGTCGCGCGGACCGAAACCGATCTCGGCCACGCTGCGCTGGCTGAAGGCGGTATTCAGGATGCGGATCACCACCGCTTCGCAGTTGATTGTCGGGATCACCGAGATGCGCAGGACCACTTCCATGTTGCCGCTGGTCACGCTGCGCGTCCATCCTAAGGCACGCGGTGCTCGGCGAGGTTCACCTCCTCCGATCACCTTGATGTGGCTGACGAAGGCCGGCAGCAGGATGCGCAGGAAGCGGCGCACCGGCATCAGGTCGCCGTCGATGCGGTAGAGCATCTCGAAGGTTTCGAGCCCGGCCGCAGGTGGATGTCCGATGCGCGCCGCTGGACTGCGGCGTCGATCAGGTCGGCGACCACCCTGACCACCGGCTGCTCGACCGACAGCCGTTCCGCCTCCTTTTTGGTGCATTTCCGCACTGCCGAGGCGTGGGTCCAGGCCGAGGCGTTGCACCATCGCCTCGTCTTCGCTCTTGCCGAACTGGCTGGAGAGTGCCAGGCGGATCACGTTAGCGGGCGAGGATCGGGACCACCCGCCCTGCGCGACCATGAACCCGATCGCGCTGATGGTCTCCCGGATTGCTGACCACCACCGCGAGCAGGTCCACATTGCGGTCAGAGCAGGGGCCGCCAGGCGTCGCGAGACGGGTGCCGAGAACATGTCGCACGCGATCGGGTCTACCTCCGCGCGTCGCCTTCGAGCAATGGCAGGCCCAGGTTGGTCGCGCGCTCGACCACCGTGCCGAGTTCCGGACCGTCCTGGCGCAAGGCCATTCGGGTCGGCGACGCTGATCAGCTTGATCCTTCAACCTAACTAAGCGGGGTGCGTCGTCCACTTTCGAGCCAGCGCCGCACATCGCCAAGGTTGGCGAGCAGCACGATGCGCGGCGATGGTCCTGCGCTGCCCACGCCGCGCGCCCTTCGGCAACGGCCAGACAGCCTCTCGCCCCTGCTGTTCATCCTGCCGCCCACACCCCCGTCGTCCGGAGACAGCTAATGGCCTGCGTCAGCGGTTGACCAGTGTCAACCACGGTCCCTCTGCCCTCCGGCGAAGGGACGAGCTTCGAGCTGCGGGCAGAATTCCCCGCGGAGGTGCGCAGGCCGTGTGCGCGCAGCGGGCTGCGGCGCGCTGTGCCGGTGAAGCGCTGCGCGCCACAACGGGCTCACGCAGCGGCGGGGCTTCATCCCCGGCAGGTC from Rhodanobacteraceae bacterium includes:
- the tadA gene encoding Flp pilus assembly complex ATPase component TadA, coding for MTFARTLRNILRHDPDVVMVGEIRDQGNRRDRGGKRADRPSGVLHPAHNNAATTITRLLDIGVLPFLLKSTMLGVLAQRLGRRNCKCCKVPGPVDYTYARSLGVAADVVFYIGKGCPKCEGRGIRAGSASANPGGHPEINRLIVPGVTSMRSDLAQKQGMLSITRNAVTLARRA
- the tadA gene encoding Flp pilus assembly complex ATPase component TadA, whose protein sequence is MIRLALSSQFGKSEDEAMVQRLGLDPRLGSAEMHQKGGGTAVGRAAGGQGGRRPDRRRSPAARIGHPPAAGLETFEMLYRIDGDLMPVRRFLRILLPAFVSHIKVIGGGEPRRAPRALGWTRSVTSGNMEVVLRISVIPTINCEAVVIRILNTAFSQRSVAEIGFGPRDEQLFRDILSRGPGMLLVTGPTSSGQVDHALCGGARMP